GCGGGAAAAACGTCTGGCTGCTGCTGGTTTGGATGTGTTTGAGAATGAACCGGCGTTTGCCGCCGATTTTTTAACACTCAGTAATGTGGTCCTGACCCCGCATATTGCCAGTGCTTCCGGCAATACCCGGCGTGCCATGGCGCATTGTGCGGTCGATAATTTGATCGCCGGGCTCAGTGGCTTGCCGGTGCCGAATTTATTGCGGGTCTGATTATTTCAGGGAGGCGATCAAGTCGATGTATTGCTGCATGGCCGCTTCTTTGCTCGTTCCTTGTAATTTTGCCCATGCATCGAACTTGGCGCGGCCGACAAAGTCGGTCATGCCAGGACGATCGCCGCTGGCGTCGCCAAGACTACCTTGTTTGAACAGTGCATAGATTTGCAACATGGTCATGTTGTCTGGGCGCTCAGGCAAATTCTTGGAATCGATAGAGGCGAGGGTGAATTGTTCTTGCAAGCTCATTGTGGTCTCCGGCTTCGTGTATAAAGTATAAACATAACACGAGTACCAGTGCGGCGACCAGCGTGGGGCTAGAGGCTTTCCTCTGGCGCGGACTGAGATGGCCCGCGCCAGCGGTGTGGAAGCTTTATTTACTCGGCGACCGCTTCGGCACCACAGCAAGTCTTGTATTTCTTGCCGCTGCCGCAAGGGCAGGGATCGTTGCGACCGATTTTCGGGGTGTCGCGTTTAACGGTGGTGACACCGGATTTGCGCAGTGGTGCCCAGAAACGTCGGATCGCTGGAATCGCGGCTTCCAAACTCAGTGCAAGCTCGTGGCATTTTTGCGGACTATCGACGAATTTCAATTCTTCTTCATCAATTTCTTCGGCACCGAGCAGATAGATAGGTTGCAGCAAAGGGCCGATTTCGGCCGAATCCCAGGCCGCTTCCCATTCGTCTTCGCGCAATTGCATGCCTTCCCAGAAGCCCCAGGCCCAGGTTTCGCCATCGATCAATTCTTGGCCATCTTGTTCGAGGATGCAAAACAAGGGTTCGAATTCTTGCGGTGCCACTTCGAAGGTGATTTGGATTTCATTCATGAAGCGCGCGATCAGGTGCGTGACGCGCTGCATTTCTTTGTCATTTTTGAAGGCTGGTTCTGCGCCATCGGCCAAGCCCCAGACCAGTGGCAGCCATTCGGTCATGGCAATCATTTCAGGGCCGAGTGCGATGGCGGTCAGGTAGCCGTGCAAGGCGTCCATGGTCATGCCATCGTCGCCGACGCGGTCGGACATGAGGAATTTGTCGAGTTCGTTGAATTCTTTATCGCTGAGCGGTTCGTCGAGTTGCATGGTGGAGCCTGAAGAGAAGAGGGAAATACCGGCAGTGTAGCGCTTT
The sequence above is drawn from the Undibacterium sp. CCC3.4 genome and encodes:
- a CDS encoding acyl-CoA-binding protein — its product is MSLQEQFTLASIDSKNLPERPDNMTMLQIYALFKQGSLGDASGDRPGMTDFVGRAKFDAWAKLQGTSKEAAMQQYIDLIASLK
- a CDS encoding UPF0149 family protein — protein: MQLDEPLSDKEFNELDKFLMSDRVGDDGMTMDALHGYLTAIALGPEMIAMTEWLPLVWGLADGAEPAFKNDKEMQRVTHLIARFMNEIQITFEVAPQEFEPLFCILEQDGQELIDGETWAWGFWEGMQLREDEWEAAWDSAEIGPLLQPIYLLGAEEIDEEELKFVDSPQKCHELALSLEAAIPAIRRFWAPLRKSGVTTVKRDTPKIGRNDPCPCGSGKKYKTCCGAEAVAE